One window of Mesorhizobium sp. WSM4904 genomic DNA carries:
- a CDS encoding RNA polymerase sigma factor, with the protein MRKSALPAAAISAADAIASDMALVRRALAREAGAFRAIIKTHNQRLYRIARGVVRNDAEAEDIVQEAYMRAFAGLDTFRGDASLSTWLSRIVINEALGRLRKRKHVVVMPENPEAQIIRFPLNQGGLNPSDDPERTMAQRQILGLVERATDSLPDVYRSVFVARVIEGLSIEETAEVLGIRPETVKTRLHRARSLVRKALDDEIGPVLLDAFPFAGRRCDRLTAAVMKRLGFGD; encoded by the coding sequence ATGAGAAAGTCCGCACTGCCGGCCGCCGCGATTTCGGCGGCGGACGCTATCGCCAGCGATATGGCGCTGGTGCGCCGGGCGCTTGCGCGCGAGGCGGGAGCCTTCCGCGCAATCATCAAGACGCACAACCAGCGGCTCTACCGCATCGCACGCGGCGTGGTGCGCAACGACGCCGAGGCCGAGGACATCGTGCAGGAAGCCTATATGCGCGCCTTCGCCGGCCTCGATACGTTTCGCGGCGATGCCTCGCTCTCCACCTGGCTGTCGCGAATCGTCATCAACGAGGCGCTCGGCCGGTTGCGCAAGCGAAAGCATGTCGTGGTGATGCCTGAAAACCCGGAGGCGCAGATCATCCGGTTTCCCCTGAATCAGGGTGGTTTGAACCCAAGTGATGATCCGGAGCGGACGATGGCGCAGCGACAGATCCTCGGGCTCGTCGAACGGGCGACAGACAGCCTTCCCGATGTCTATCGCAGCGTCTTCGTCGCCCGCGTCATCGAGGGGCTGAGCATCGAGGAGACGGCGGAGGTGCTGGGCATCCGGCCGGAGACGGTGAAGACCAGGCTGCACCGGGCGCGTAGCCTGGTGCGCAAGGCGCTGGACGACGAGATCGGCCCGGTGCTGCTCGACGCCTTCCCGTTCGCCGGCCGGCGCTGCGACAGGCTGACGGCAGCGGTGATGAAGAGGCTGGGGTTCGGCGATTGA
- a CDS encoding IS110 family transposase → MQAIRFGIDLAKNVFQVHGVDAAGQVVVQRQLRRAQVEKFFAAQPPALIGMEACGSAHHWARTLSALGHEVKLMPPAYVKPYVARNKNDARDAQGCCEAVSRPDMRFVPIKTVEQQWARALHRTRDLLVRQRTQLANAMRGQLYEMGLIGAKGAAGIEALLQRIEAADEAIPAALLICLAPLAGQWRALDGEIGKLDKQILAQVRQQRAALRLTTIPSVGPIIAHAAVATIGDGRQFASARDFAAWLGLTRKSHDTGGKHSLTGHISRAGDRDLRRLLILGASSWLRQVRAKPDKGSPWVRGLLARRPVKVAVVAQAAKTARIIWAMLQSGQEYRAPTAA, encoded by the coding sequence ATGCAAGCTATCAGATTTGGAATCGATTTGGCCAAGAACGTGTTTCAGGTGCACGGCGTGGATGCAGCCGGGCAGGTGGTGGTGCAGCGCCAGCTGCGGCGCGCGCAGGTGGAGAAGTTCTTCGCCGCGCAGCCGCCGGCGCTGATCGGCATGGAGGCGTGCGGCTCGGCCCATCATTGGGCCCGCACGCTGAGCGCGCTCGGCCACGAGGTCAAGCTGATGCCGCCGGCCTATGTGAAGCCCTATGTTGCGCGCAACAAGAACGATGCCCGCGATGCGCAAGGCTGTTGCGAGGCGGTGAGCCGGCCCGACATGCGCTTCGTGCCGATCAAGACGGTCGAACAGCAATGGGCCCGAGCGCTGCATCGCACACGTGACCTTCTGGTGCGCCAGCGCACGCAACTGGCCAACGCCATGCGTGGGCAGCTCTATGAGATGGGTCTGATAGGTGCCAAGGGGGCCGCAGGCATCGAGGCCCTGCTGCAGCGCATCGAGGCAGCCGATGAAGCCATTCCCGCGGCGCTGTTGATCTGTCTGGCGCCTCTGGCCGGGCAATGGCGGGCGCTGGATGGCGAGATCGGCAAGCTGGACAAGCAGATCCTGGCTCAGGTCAGGCAGCAGCGAGCGGCCTTGCGGCTGACGACGATCCCGAGCGTCGGCCCGATCATCGCGCATGCAGCCGTCGCCACCATCGGCGATGGCCGCCAGTTCGCTTCGGCCAGGGACTTCGCCGCCTGGCTGGGCCTGACCCGCAAGAGCCATGACACCGGCGGCAAGCACAGCTTGACGGGCCATATCAGCCGCGCCGGCGACAGGGACCTGCGAAGGCTGCTCATTCTGGGCGCCAGTTCCTGGTTGCGCCAGGTCAGGGCCAAACCCGACAAGGGCTCACCCTGGGTTCGCGGCCTGCTGGCCAGGCGGCCGGTCAAGGTCGCCGTCGTCGCCCAGGCGGCCAAGACCGCCCGCATCATCTGGGCAATGCTGCAATCGGGACAGGAATACAGGGCGCCGACTGCGGCATAA